The Ornithinimicrobium sufpigmenti genome includes the window ACGACCGAGGTCGCCCCCCGCACCATCGGCTCCGCCGCCCGCCGCGCCCCCGGCGGCATCGCGCTCATCAGCACGCCGGGGCAGTATGCCGTGCTGGACGCCCTGGACGCTGTCAACGCCGGTCTGTCGGTGATGCTCTTCAGCGACAACGTGCCCCTCGCCGACGAGGTGGCGCTCAAGGACGCGGCGGCCGCCAAGGATGTGCTGGTCATGGGCCCGGACTGCGGGACCGCCGTCGTCGGCGGCGCGGCGCTCGGCTTCGCCAACGTCGTGCGCCCCGGACGCATCGGGCTGGTCGCGGCGTCCGGCACCGGGGCCCAGCAGGTCATGACGCTCCTGGACCTGGCCGGGGAGGGCATCAGCCACTGCCTCGGCCTGGGAGGCCGTGACCTGTCCTCCGACGTGGGCGGCCGCTCGGCGCGGCAGGCGCTGAAGGCGCTCGCCGCCGACGAGGCCACCGAGCACGTCGTCATCGTCTCCAAGCCTGCCGCTGCGGAGGTCGTCACCGAGCTGGAGCAGCTCGCCGCCGAGCTGGGGGTGCCGGTCTCGTGGGCCACCCTCGGGCGCGGGCTGCCGGACCTGACGGCCGCCGTCGAGCAGACGCTCACCGCAGTCGGGGCGCAGGCGCCGACCTGGCCCTCCTGGGGGCCGACCGAGCCGCGCCCGTCCTCGGCGCCTTCGGCCGGTGACGCGCTCCGCGGGCTCTACTGCGGGGGGACCCTCGCCGACGAGGCGATGATCCTCGCCGAGGAGGCCCTGGGGCCGATCAGCTCCAACATCCCGCTGCAGGGGGCGCCGCAGGTCTCCGGCCACGACACCCTCACCGGCCACGTGGTCATCGACTTCGGCGACGACGAGCTCACCCAGGGACGCGCCCACCCGATGATCGACCCCTCGCTGCGCCTGGAGCGCATCCGCCAGCAGGGTGAGGACCCGACGTGCGGCGTGCTCCTGCTGGACCTGGTCCTCGGCCACGGCGCCCACCAGGACCCGGCCGGCGAGCTGGCCGAGGCCGTCCGCGCCGCACGCGAGGCCGCCGCCAACCGCGGCGGGGACCTGCCGGTCGTCGTCGCGCTGGTCGGCACGGAGTCCGACCCGCAGGGCCTGCAGGACTGCGCCCGCGTGCTGTCCACCGCGGGCGCCCACGTCTTCACCTCCAACGCCGAGGCGGTGCGCGCCGCACTGTCCCACCTGGCCGCACCCGCCGAGACAGCCAGCACCCCAACCAGCACCCCATCCAGCATTCTCGAGACCGGGAGGACCGACCGATGAGCACGACCGAGCAGCCGCTGCGCGGCCTGCTGACCCGCGACCCGTCCGTCGTCGCCGCCGGCGCGGGGATCTTCGGTGACGCGCTGCGCCAGCAGGCGGTACCGGTGACCGACGTCGAGTGGCGTCCGCCGATGGACGGGACGAGCGAGGCCCTCGCGAGGGTCCTGGCCGACCCCCGCCTGGCGGAGGCGAACGCCGAGGCCCTGCGGCGGATCACCGCCGCCGAGGCCGAGCTGGTCCGGATCGCCCCGGCCAGCGAGGTGCTCGGCCTGAAGCGCGGCGAGTTCCTGCACAGCGGTCCGCCGCTGACCTGGGAGCGGGCCTCCGGTCCGATGCGCGGCGCGCTCATCGGGGCCATGCTCTTCGAGGGTCTGGCGTCCACCCCGGAGGAGGCCGAGGAGAAGCTGGCCGGCCCGGACATCAGCCTGGCCCCGTGCCACAGCCGCGGCGCCGTCGGCCCGATGGCCGGTGTCATCTCCCCGTCGATGTGGGTCTTCGAGCTGCGCGACCCGGTGCACGGCAACGTGTCCCACTGCTCCCTCAACGAGGGTCTGGGCAAGGTGCTGCGCTACGGCGCCTACTCCGAGGAGGTCATCACCCGCCTGCAGTGGATGCGTGACGTCCTGGGTCCGGTGCTCGCCGACGCCGTCGAGCGGCACGGCCCGGTCGACATCCGGGCCTACCTGCCCCAGATGCTGCAGATGGGCGACGAGGGCCACAACCGCAACCGCAGCGCCACCCTCATGTTCCTGCGGGACCTGCTGCCGCACATCGTGTCCCAGACCGACCGGGACCCGGCCGACATCGCCGAGGTATGCCGTTTCGTCGGCGCCAACGACCACTTCGCGCTCAACCTGGTGATGCCCGCCTGCAAGCTGGCGATGGCCGCGGCCAAGGACATCCCCGGCTCCTCGGTCGTGGTCACCATGGCCCGCAACGGCACCGACTTCGGCATCCAGCTGGCGGGCACCGGCGACGAGTGGTTCACCGCTCCCGCCAACACTCCTGAGGGTCTCTTCCTCGGCTCCTACGGTCCGGAGGACGCCAACCCCGACATCGGCGACTCCGCGATCACCGAGACCGCCGGCATGGGCGGCTTCGTGATGGCGGCGGCACCGGCGATCGTGCGCCTCGTCGGCGGTGACGTCGACTTCGCGCTCACCACGACCCGCACGATGTACGAGATCACCCTCGGGGAGCACCCCTCCCTGCAGGTGCCGATCCTGGAGTTCCGCGGCGCCCCGATCGCCATCGACGCCACCGCGGTCGCCCGCACCGGTGTCCTGCCGCAGATCAACACCGGCATGGCCGGCCGGGTCGCCGGCACCGGCCAGGTCGGCGCGGGTCTAGTGACGCCGCCCGCCGAGGTCTTCGTCGACGCGCTCCAGGCGCTGGCCGACCGCGCACCCGCCGCCGGCTAGGCCACCGCAGCGCGCCGGGGCAGGACCCCGGCGCGCCACCACGGGTCCAGTCGGGCCCCCGCACTCCGTCCCCCCGTCGACGACGACGTCCCGAGAGGTCCACCATGTCCACCACCAGCCCCACCACGATCCGGTACGGACTCGACGACCGCCCACCGCTCCGGCGCGCGGTGCCGCTCGGCCTCCAGCACGTCATGGTGATGATGGCGAGCAACGTCACCATCCCGGTCATCCTGGCCACCGCGATCGGGGCCAGCCCCGAGGACACCGCCTTCCTGGTGCAGGTGGCCCTGCTCGTGGCCGGCATCGCCACGCTCGTGCAGACGCTGGGCATCGGCCCGGTGGGCGCCCGGCTGCCGATCGTGCAGGGGACCAGCTTCGGCTTCCTGGTCGTGTCCATCCCGCTGGCCCAGGACTACGGTCTGGGCGCGGTCTTCGGCGGTGCGCTCTTCGCCGGGGTCGTCCAGGTGCTCTTCGGTGCGGTGTTCAGCAAGATCCGCCGGTTCTTCCCGCCGTTGGTGGCCGGGATCGTCGT containing:
- a CDS encoding FdrA family protein, coding for MTDSVEIRRGVYHDSVTLMQVSQQVRTAPGVHDALIGMGTELNLGLMREVGFQVPEEAGPNDLVIALRGEDEDALAAGQDKLVAVLAELHERSRATGSTTEVAPRTIGSAARRAPGGIALISTPGQYAVLDALDAVNAGLSVMLFSDNVPLADEVALKDAAAAKDVLVMGPDCGTAVVGGAALGFANVVRPGRIGLVAASGTGAQQVMTLLDLAGEGISHCLGLGGRDLSSDVGGRSARQALKALAADEATEHVVIVSKPAAAEVVTELEQLAAELGVPVSWATLGRGLPDLTAAVEQTLTAVGAQAPTWPSWGPTEPRPSSAPSAGDALRGLYCGGTLADEAMILAEEALGPISSNIPLQGAPQVSGHDTLTGHVVIDFGDDELTQGRAHPMIDPSLRLERIRQQGEDPTCGVLLLDLVLGHGAHQDPAGELAEAVRAAREAAANRGGDLPVVVALVGTESDPQGLQDCARVLSTAGAHVFTSNAEAVRAALSHLAAPAETASTPTSTPSSILETGRTDR
- a CDS encoding DUF1116 domain-containing protein, which codes for MSTTEQPLRGLLTRDPSVVAAGAGIFGDALRQQAVPVTDVEWRPPMDGTSEALARVLADPRLAEANAEALRRITAAEAELVRIAPASEVLGLKRGEFLHSGPPLTWERASGPMRGALIGAMLFEGLASTPEEAEEKLAGPDISLAPCHSRGAVGPMAGVISPSMWVFELRDPVHGNVSHCSLNEGLGKVLRYGAYSEEVITRLQWMRDVLGPVLADAVERHGPVDIRAYLPQMLQMGDEGHNRNRSATLMFLRDLLPHIVSQTDRDPADIAEVCRFVGANDHFALNLVMPACKLAMAAAKDIPGSSVVVTMARNGTDFGIQLAGTGDEWFTAPANTPEGLFLGSYGPEDANPDIGDSAITETAGMGGFVMAAAPAIVRLVGGDVDFALTTTRTMYEITLGEHPSLQVPILEFRGAPIAIDATAVARTGVLPQINTGMAGRVAGTGQVGAGLVTPPAEVFVDALQALADRAPAAG